The DNA region TTTTTTCTTTTCTTTTTTGATACCCCTGCATACATCAAAGGTAATTCAACATTCTCGAGGATATTCATATTTGGAAGAAGATTGAATACCTGGAAAACGAAACCGATCTTGCTGTTCCTGATCTCAGCTAGTTTATTGTAACTGAGATCACTAACCGTTTCATGATCAAGATAATATACTCCTTCAGTTGGTGTGTCAAGACAACCAAGTATGTGCAGCAGTGTTGATTTTCCAGAGCCCGACGGTCCCATGATTGCAGTATAAGTATGCTTATTAATAGAAAGGTTGATCCCAACAAGAGCAGGGACTTTTACCTTTCCCATCTGATAGATTTTTGATATATTTTCAATTTGTATAACAGTATTATTGTTCATTTTTTCCTTCGTAAACTGATCGTACCCGAATCATATATTTTCAAATGATACATTCGATCTGATTCAAACAATCCTTTTATCTCGTGCAACAATGCAAGATTCTTGATGTGGGATTTGTACACATGAATCTTTTTCTCAAAGGGATACCATACATTTGCAATGCATTTTGCTGCTTCGGAGAGAAATTTTTCTGTTGTTGTTTTTGCTTTTTTCCATCTATCTGGTTTTACCTTATTTGGTGTAAGAAAATAACAATTTATCAGTGAATCATAATATTTATTAATGTTATAGATTTTATCATAAAGATACCTCTCCATATCTTTGACTGGATATCGTCTTTTACCAATATTAAGAATGATTTTGTTAAAGTTTTTTCTTACATCAGCTTCATATATCTTATGAGGAACTTCCTCGAGCTCGAATCTGTATTTCCCATCTGTATGAAACGGCTGATGAAGATCTGCAACATAATGTGAGATCACACCAAGCTCAAATACGAGAGCTTTTACTGGATTATCCAAAATGTTCTGTATATAAGAAGCACAATTAGGATGATAAACGAGTTTATCGTGATTGTCGATCATATGATTAATAAGTTCTGTCTCCTTAATAATCTTTTTCACGACACTGCCATAGTGATAACCAGCTGCACTTGGTGTGCAGTTGTAATAATGATTTGTGGAGTCGCAAAACAATTTATCAGGCGCAATGATGCCGAGTTCAAAATATTCAGGATAGATGGAAATGATTTTGTTGAATGGCTCGGACATTTTATTTAGTGCATGTTTACAAAGCTGAATATGGGTCGCGGGATTCCAAATCCAATTCATTGTTAATTATCTCCGAATTGCTCGATCCATCTCACGGTCAGCATCTCTTTCTTTGATCTTATCTCTTTTTTCATACGATCTTCTTCCCTTAGCCAGAGCAAGAACGATCTTTGCAAGCCCTTTGTCATTGATATATAGTGAAAGCGGTACGAGCGTATATCCTTTTTCTGTTATTTTACCCTCAAGTCTTCTAATTTCATATTTGTGCATGAGGAGTTTTCGAGCTCGTTTCGGATTGTAATCATAATTGAAACCTTTCTCGTAGGGGCTAATATGTAAATTCTCAAGCCAGAGTTCACCTTCCTTGATCCTGGCAAAACTGTCTGTAAAATTCACTCTTCCTTCTCGGATTGATTTTATCTCATTACCTGTAAGAACGATACCCGTCTCGTAGGTTTTTTCAATATAATAATCCTTTCTCGCTTTTTTATTTCTATACTCCATGCTATTTTTTATAGTATTCGATAATTTCTTTGAGGATACGGCTAAGATTTACTTTAGGTTTGTAGTTAATGTCGCTTCCTGCTTTTGATATATCAGGAATTCTTTGTTTCATATCCTCGAAGCCCTCTTCATATGCCTCATCATAAGGAATGAGTTTAATTTGCGACTTGCTGTTAGTAAGCTCCTTGACTTTTTCTGCAAGGTTGTAAATTGAAATTTCTTCATTAGTACCTATATTATATATTTGACCGATACATTTCTCATTTTCCATTAACTTAACAATGCCGTCCACAACATCACCCACATAAGCAAAACATCGGGATTGCTTTCCGTCACCATAAACTGTCAGAGGATGGTCGAGAAGTGCCTGTTGTACAAATCTTGGAACAACCATACCATATTGACCGGTCTGTCTGGGACCTACTGTGTTAAACAATCGAGCGATCACAACAGGTAATTTCTTCTCATGTAAGTATGCTAATGCAAGGAATTCATCAATGGCTTTGGATTCTGCATACGACCATCTCCTTATCGTAGTAGGACCATATACTCTCATAGCATCTTCTTTAAATGGAAGTTCGTCTGATTTACCATATACTTCAGAAGTGGAAGCAATAAAAATCTTCTTCTTATATTTATTTGCTGCTTGAAGTAAGATCTCAGATCCGCCGACATTTGTCTCAATTGTCTGAACCGGATTATCAACGATAAACCTAACACCAACAGCAGCTGCAAGATGATATATATGATCACAATCCTTAACCAATTCATCAACTAATTCGCGATTAAAAATAGTATCTATATGTACTTCCAGGTTCTTATGCCGATAAATATTTTTTATATTGGCAAGCCGTCCAGTAGATAGATTATCTAAGACAACTACATAGTGTCCCTTATTCAGCAAGTATTCTGCGAGATATGATCCAATAAAACCCGATCCGCCTGTGATTAAAACTTTCATGAGTTCTCCTTATTCAATAAAAAATCAATCGTTCTATGTAAGCCTTCTTCGAAAGGAATTTCAACCGTATATCCCAATAATTCATCAGCCTTTTGTATCGAGGCGAACGAGTGTTTAACATCTCCGCTTCTCGCTTCAGCAAAAAGTGGTTGGACATCTCTTTCCAAATATTTATTAATCATTTCAACCAGTTCTAATAGCGTTGTACTATCATGGCAGGCAATATTGATAACCTGTCCAGCAGCTTTTGGAGCTGTACATGCAAGCAAATTAGCATTTATAACGTTCTGAATAAATGTAAAATCCCTCGATTGTAATCCGTCTCCGTAAATCGTAGGTTGTATATTTTCAGAAATCAGTTTAATAAATTTTGGTATGACTGCACTGTACTGGGAAAAAGGATCTTGATTTGGTCCAAATACATTGAAATATCTAAGACATACCGTTTCTAGCCCATAAATCATTGTATGTATCTGGCAGTAACGTTCGGCTGTATATTTTGAAAGAGCATATGGCGAAAGGGGACGAATGAACATATCTTCTCTTTTCGGAAGTTCTTCACTATCACCATAAATTGAAGAAGATGAAGCATAAACGATTCTTTTAATATTAAATTCACGAGCTGCTTCCAGGATATTAAGTGTTCCCAGGATATTTACATCGTTCGTTGTAATCGGATCATTTATTGAGCGTGGAACCGATGGAAGAGCTCCTTGGTGAAGGATAAAATCAATTCCTCTCACCGCATCTCGAACCGTATGAAAACTCCTGAGGTCACCTTCGATTAACTCAAAATTAGAATTAGTCATAAAGGATAATATATTATCTCTTTTACCCGTAGAGAAGTTATCAAGAACACGTACTTCTTCTCCTCTCCTGAGAAGTTCTTGTACAATATTCGAACCAATAAAACCGGCACCGCCAGTAACTAAATATTTCATGCAATCTCCTTGATAATAGTACTTCAATGACGATAGTAAGCTTTTTTATGCAAGTTTTTCCTATCTCTGTAAATAATATTATAATAATCTTTATAAAATAGTAATTATCTTACTTGAATTCCTCTCTCTTTATAATACCACTCAATCGTCCGTGTAATCTCTTCCTCTATAGTATAACACTGTTTGTAACCGAGTTCTCTTATTTTCTCCGCTCTATAGTCAGTTGATGTCGCAAATTTTTTCATCCTATCACTATTTATTGGGAGATCTTTATGAACTATTTTTCCGATAACATCAAATATTTTACCAATACCAACGGCGAGACCTAATGGAATGCGGATATAGGGCATATGGAATCCCTTATGGCTCGCAATGATCTCCATAAGTTTGTGGAGCGTTATATATGGTTTATCGATACAATTATATGCTTGTATACCAGGTTTAAAATGAGACATTATAAAATATGTCATATCAACAAGATTTGCCAAAGATACAATCGACTTGATGTGATTACATTCTCCGATAGTAAAATAGGGTTTTCTATATAGCGTATCAACGAGGTTATACATATTTGCATAATTATATGGTCCGTAAATAATTGTGGGTCGCAAGAAAATCACTTCGCGCGAAACATCCTCTTTCCACCATTCTTCAATGACTATCTCTCCTGCTAGCTTTGCTTCACCATAGATAGTATTTGGCAGATGATCCGCAGATTCGTCGCATGGATGATCCTGGTGACCGTAAATAGAAACTGTGCTGTAATATATTATTTTTGGAATGCTCTTCCGGGTCATGAAATCAGTTAATACTTTGGTTCCATATTCATTGGTGCTGAAATAACTTTCTTGAGAAATTCCAAAATCGTGTTTTTCTGCGGCACAGTGAATTACCAGGTCAAAATCGATACTATCGAACTGCTCATAATCTTCTGTATTTCGGATATCCCCCCTTCGATTGTTTGGATGTTTTTCAATTAAACAAGACTCATCTCTATCAATACCCCAGACTGTATGTCCCTTTTCTTCAAGAAACCATATCAAACGTGATCCAACAAATCCTGTTGATCCTGTAATAAAAATATTCATCAATACTCCAAAATTAATAAATTCGAGATTATTGTTTCAATCTTGGCTGCAAGAACCTTTCTATCATAGTTTTTTTCAACGAACCTTCTTCCAATTTTACCCATTTGATTCAGATTTTCTCTGTTTTTTAACAACATTATTTTTTCAGTTAAATCGTTGTGTTCTTCAGGTTCATAAAAATAACCAGCTTTACTCTCTTCAAGAATAGCACGGGCTTCCCCATCTACACCAATGAGTACTGGAACCTCGCAAGCCAGATAGTCGAAAAGTTTTGAAGGTATCGTACCTTTAAAGACATTAGACTTGATCAATGGAACGATCCCACAATCTGCAATGGAAAGAAATCGTGCAATTTCCTCTCGGGGCTGTTCCTCAATAAACACTACATTTATAAGATGTAAGTCTTTATGAATGCTATGCAATTTCTCCCGTTCGGGACCATCACCAATAATTAGGAATTGTATGTCTTTTGTATCTTTTAGAATATTTGCTGCTTTTAAGATCGTTTCAACACCTTGCGCAAGACCGAGATTACCAGCATACATCACGACAAATTTATTATCAGGATTATATTTCATTTCTAGATCAGTAGTATCCTGCACCCGACTCCAATTACTGATATCAGTTCCATTTCTTACAACATTGAGTTTATTGATGTTAACACCTTTTTTATTTATTTCATCTCGAAAATAATATGTTACAGGAATAACTGAATCTGCTAATATATAACATTCTTTTGCTAACTTAGTACTTAATTTAATAAACTTAGGATTATTAAGTTCACCCATCTCAACTGCAACATCAGGCCATAGATCTCTTACTTCAAAAATAAACTTTATCTTGGGGAATAGTCTTTTGATTGTGATTCCAATTCCACCTACAAAAAGCGGAGGAGAAGAAACAAATACAAGATCATAATCGCGCCAGGTAAGCAGAGCTGTTAACAGTCCAAATATCATAAATGATATATAAAAAAGGATTCGAGTGATGAAATTTTTCTTTGGGGATGTATATATCCACGTCCTCAGCACATCAAATCCATCCATATTTTCATGAATGAATATTTTCTTTCGATATGGTTTAAAAATTATACCCCGTGGATGATTGGGCATCTCGGTGAGGACTGTGACGTGATGTCCACTATCACTCAAATGCTTTATTGTTGCATAAGCACGATTAGACGGAGCACAGGTTTCCGGTAAAAAATATTGTGTTATATACAAGATTTTCATAGAGCTCGAATTCTTGTTTCCAAAAATTTTGTGTCCACAAATCTACCTGATACAATTAATGTATCTTTATCCTCTTTTATATACATCTTCGGAAAGAGAGAAGTTTTCTCACCAACTATATTTTCATCCGATAGGATAAACTCCATATTATTATCAATAATTACGTTATTCTCAGACAGTTGAATCGAACAGTTGGGAGAAAAATGAAAAAACATTCGAAATGCATGTTCTCCTGTTGCAAGCAGGATGTCTCGAATGATGATTGCATCATTCTCGATTTTAATCTCTCTGCTATGGCTGATATTACGAAATTTATACGTACAACGAATTAATTTGCTGGAAATTTCAGGCTCAGTAATAAATGCACGATTCCCTACCCGGAATGCTTTCCACATTTCTGCCTGATCACTTGAATCAATCTCGATCGTATTATGAGCTTTTGTTGATCGAGAATATGCTCTTTCATCGCTTTCAGAATAGGTATAATTGCCTGTATCAACCAAGATCCGCTTGCCATTATACCAAAGAAGAACAGAGTTTATATCTGCGTGTGAGTGGGAAGGATTGTATGGTGGATTGAAAGGAGCACAACACATCATTATTTTCATACTTCCATTATTGATCGTGGGATAATAACTTGAATGTTGATTCTTCTTGCTATTAATTCCTAACACCTGAGCTAACTTAATAATCTCATCAGGTTGAGGAGTATCCTGATAATTTACATCATTTATAGGAAGATAGCCCTCTTTATCATAATAATACTGATTCCAATAAAGCGCTGAACTGGTCACATTTTGCAGATTTCTCACTGTTTCGTTATTGACGTTACAATCATTATTTGACAGCAAGTTATACACATTAAGTAGATCCTTGGTAAAAATCGCATGATAGGTTGGAGAAAATTCAAAATGATATCCCTCTTTAGTGATTTGCTCATCAATTTGTTTATTTAGATCATGAAGCGCCCATTGAAACCACTTTTTATTGCTGAAAACATATCCTAAATACAATAAAGCAACAATATTCTTAAAGAAATGATTTGCAAGAAGATGGAATTCTCTTTGATGATACAACCAGATTCCCTGCAGATGAAGGGAATTGTATATCGTTTGATCCTTAATATCAAATTTTGCAATGAATTTGATCCAATTTACCACTCTGATCGAAATTGTATAAGGATCCCATTCAATAGAATCAGATGGCGGATTTTCATGAATCCAGTTGAGAATAATATCTAAACCTGTTCCTTTGTCGATACCTAAAATGAAATCATTATAATGAAGATGATATTGGAATAAAGTATCGTTTATATGCTCTTTCCAATTTATATGAGTTAGATCGATAGAATCATTAAATAATTTATATTTACGATCTGCGTATTCTCGAATTTTGGGAATTATAAGTTTTGGTATATGTAATGAAGATGGTGGTTTGCAGTTTTTTTTGAATGCACACAGGTATTGTCTTTGACATCTCAACCATATCCTCGAAAGGAATTGTATTACATTAATATACCTCAAGGAATGAAAATAACAAGAGCACCTGGATAAAAACATTATATCTTGAGTGCAAGTCCCGTCTTTATTGATTCCATTGCGCGAATTGTCGTCAATGTAGTGATATATAGGTCGTTAAATGCAATAGGTGATGATTTTCCATTTCTGATTGCATTGAAAAACTGAGAATATTCTTCCAAGAAACCCTTATTCTGACCTTTTGAGGAATATGATGTCTTCTTGCCATCATGATATAACTCGGTTTTGTAGAAGTTATACATCTTAGCAGTTTTGTTTCCAGAACTTGCTTCAAAATACTCCTTAGGTAAAGAGCGATCACCAACGGCATGATATGTAATACAACCGATCGAACCATCTGCAAATTTGATTGTAATTTGTACAGAATCGTCATTATTGTATAGTATATCATCTGTGTTTACTGAAATCGCATAAACCTCTATTGGATCACTCTGACAAATTGATTGCATAAAATCTATAAAATGACAGCCTTCTCCGATTATTCGACCTCCGCCAATTTCAAGATTTTGAGTCCAATGTTCTGGAGGTATTGCTCCCGCATTTATCAAGTAGTTCATAACCAATGGTGTTCCGGAATTTTGCATGAACTCTTGTATCTTTTTTGCATGTGAAGAAAATCTTCTATTGAAACCTACCAGGATAGAAACATCTGACTTTTCATATATTTCCTTGATTTTCTTGAGTTGTTCTTCGTTCATAGCTAAGGGTTTTTCAACAAATACATTTTTACCTGATTTAATGCAATCAATTGCTAGTCCTGTATGAGTATTATGGGGAGTTGTGATCATAACTGTATTTATGCTATCATCTTTGAGTATTTCGTTGAGATCTGAAGAAACCTGTGAAAATCCGAATTTTTTTCCGATATGTGTTGCAATTGATGTGTCAAAATCTATTAGGGCTGTAAGATTGGCATCGGTTTTACGCAAAAATGGTAATGCTACAGATTGACAAAAATTACCAGCACCAATAACTGCAAGATTAATACTTCCCGATTTATTATGTGCATTGAGCTCAACAGTACTCTTTTTATACTCGATTTCTGAATACTCTAAAACAATGCCAAGATAAGGTTCTTTTTTCTTACCAGTTAGTAGTTCATAAGCTTCAAGCACATTGGTGAAATCAAAAACGTGCGAAATAAGTTTTTCCGGAGTGATTTTTTTCTGAGAAATAAGGTTAAGAATAGCTTCCATATTCCTTTGTTCAGTCCAGCGCACAAAAGAATAGGGATAATCTATACCTCCTTCTTCATATGAAGGATCATATCTTCCAGGTCCATATGACATTGATAGTTTACATTCAAGTTCTTTTTTATAATAGAGATCTCTCGGAATTTCTATCGGAAACATTCCTACGATGATGACCCTCCCCCTTATTCTGCACAATTCGCCAGCACTGGTCATAAGAGATGGAGATGTCGTTGAAGCAGTAATGATAACGCCATCAACACCTCTGCCCTCTGTAAATTCCTGAACAGCTTCAACCATATCTGCATTTTGGACGGCAGCATCAGCACCCATTTCCTTAGCAAGCTCCAATTTAGCTTTCGCGATATCTATTGCTATAAC from Candidatus Cloacimonadota bacterium includes:
- a CDS encoding NAD(P)-dependent oxidoreductase, which translates into the protein MNIFITGSTGFVGSRLIWFLEEKGHTVWGIDRDESCLIEKHPNNRRGDIRNTEDYEQFDSIDFDLVIHCAAEKHDFGISQESYFSTNEYGTKVLTDFMTRKSIPKIIYYSTVSIYGHQDHPCDESADHLPNTIYGEAKLAGEIVIEEWWKEDVSREVIFLRPTIIYGPYNYANMYNLVDTLYRKPYFTIGECNHIKSIVSLANLVDMTYFIMSHFKPGIQAYNCIDKPYITLHKLMEIIASHKGFHMPYIRIPLGLAVGIGKIFDVIGKIVHKDLPINSDRMKKFATSTDYRAEKIRELGYKQCYTIEEEITRTIEWYYKERGIQVR
- a CDS encoding GDP-mannose 4,6-dehydratase is translated as MKVLITGGSGFIGSYLAEYLLNKGHYVVVLDNLSTGRLANIKNIYRHKNLEVHIDTIFNRELVDELVKDCDHIYHLAAAVGVRFIVDNPVQTIETNVGGSEILLQAANKYKKKIFIASTSEVYGKSDELPFKEDAMRVYGPTTIRRWSYAESKAIDEFLALAYLHEKKLPVVIARLFNTVGPRQTGQYGMVVPRFVQQALLDHPLTVYGDGKQSRCFAYVGDVVDGIVKLMENEKCIGQIYNIGTNEEISIYNLAEKVKELTNSKSQIKLIPYDEAYEEGFEDMKQRIPDISKAGSDINYKPKVNLSRILKEIIEYYKK
- a CDS encoding SDR family oxidoreductase; this translates as MKYLVTGGAGFIGSNIVQELLRRGEEVRVLDNFSTGKRDNILSFMTNSNFELIEGDLRSFHTVRDAVRGIDFILHQGALPSVPRSINDPITTNDVNILGTLNILEAAREFNIKRIVYASSSSIYGDSEELPKREDMFIRPLSPYALSKYTAERYCQIHTMIYGLETVCLRYFNVFGPNQDPFSQYSAVIPKFIKLISENIQPTIYGDGLQSRDFTFIQNVINANLLACTAPKAAGQVINIACHDSTTLLELVEMINKYLERDVQPLFAEARSGDVKHSFASIQKADELLGYTVEIPFEEGLHRTIDFLLNKENS
- a CDS encoding bi-domain-containing oxidoreductase, with amino-acid sequence MKQLIQSYKTGKMEVVEVPIPGCGNNGVLVETKASLVSAGTEKLMIDLAKKSLVGKAQARPDLVKQVMEKIKRDGLKPTLEKVFSKLDSPVALGYSCAGEVCMSGKNVKDIQPGDRVACAGAGYASHAEINFVPGNLVVKIPENVSYQQASFTTVAAIALQGVRQLNPTLGEKIAVIGAGLIGQITIQLLKANGCNVIAIDIAKAKLELAKEMGADAAVQNADMVEAVQEFTEGRGVDGVIITASTTSPSLMTSAGELCRIRGRVIIVGMFPIEIPRDLYYKKELECKLSMSYGPGRYDPSYEEGGIDYPYSFVRWTEQRNMEAILNLISQKKITPEKLISHVFDFTNVLEAYELLTGKKKEPYLGIVLEYSEIEYKKSTVELNAHNKSGSINLAVIGAGNFCQSVALPFLRKTDANLTALIDFDTSIATHIGKKFGFSQVSSDLNEILKDDSINTVMITTPHNTHTGLAIDCIKSGKNVFVEKPLAMNEEQLKKIKEIYEKSDVSILVGFNRRFSSHAKKIQEFMQNSGTPLVMNYLINAGAIPPEHWTQNLEIGGGRIIGEGCHFIDFMQSICQSDPIEVYAISVNTDDILYNNDDSVQITIKFADGSIGCITYHAVGDRSLPKEYFEASSGNKTAKMYNFYKTELYHDGKKTSYSSKGQNKGFLEEYSQFFNAIRNGKSSPIAFNDLYITTLTTIRAMESIKTGLALKI
- the smpB gene encoding SsrA-binding protein SmpB: MEYRNKKARKDYYIEKTYETGIVLTGNEIKSIREGRVNFTDSFARIKEGELWLENLHISPYEKGFNYDYNPKRARKLLMHKYEIRRLEGKITEKGYTLVPLSLYINDKGLAKIVLALAKGRRSYEKRDKIKERDADREMDRAIRR
- a CDS encoding zinc dependent phospholipase C family protein, whose product is MNWIWNPATHIQLCKHALNKMSEPFNKIISIYPEYFELGIIAPDKLFCDSTNHYYNCTPSAAGYHYGSVVKKIIKETELINHMIDNHDKLVYHPNCASYIQNILDNPVKALVFELGVISHYVADLHQPFHTDGKYRFELEEVPHKIYEADVRKNFNKIILNIGKRRYPVKDMERYLYDKIYNINKYYDSLINCYFLTPNKVKPDRWKKAKTTTEKFLSEAAKCIANVWYPFEKKIHVYKSHIKNLALLHEIKGLFESDRMYHLKIYDSGTISLRRKK
- a CDS encoding alginate lyase family protein yields the protein MRCQRQYLCAFKKNCKPPSSLHIPKLIIPKIREYADRKYKLFNDSIDLTHINWKEHINDTLFQYHLHYNDFILGIDKGTGLDIILNWIHENPPSDSIEWDPYTISIRVVNWIKFIAKFDIKDQTIYNSLHLQGIWLYHQREFHLLANHFFKNIVALLYLGYVFSNKKWFQWALHDLNKQIDEQITKEGYHFEFSPTYHAIFTKDLLNVYNLLSNNDCNVNNETVRNLQNVTSSALYWNQYYYDKEGYLPINDVNYQDTPQPDEIIKLAQVLGINSKKNQHSSYYPTINNGSMKIMMCCAPFNPPYNPSHSHADINSVLLWYNGKRILVDTGNYTYSESDERAYSRSTKAHNTIEIDSSDQAEMWKAFRVGNRAFITEPEISSKLIRCTYKFRNISHSREIKIENDAIIIRDILLATGEHAFRMFFHFSPNCSIQLSENNVIIDNNMEFILSDENIVGEKTSLFPKMYIKEDKDTLIVSGRFVDTKFLETRIRAL
- a CDS encoding glycosyltransferase family 4 protein; the encoded protein is MKILYITQYFLPETCAPSNRAYATIKHLSDSGHHVTVLTEMPNHPRGIIFKPYRKKIFIHENMDGFDVLRTWIYTSPKKNFITRILFYISFMIFGLLTALLTWRDYDLVFVSSPPLFVGGIGITIKRLFPKIKFIFEVRDLWPDVAVEMGELNNPKFIKLSTKLAKECYILADSVIPVTYYFRDEINKKGVNINKLNVVRNGTDISNWSRVQDTTDLEMKYNPDNKFVVMYAGNLGLAQGVETILKAANILKDTKDIQFLIIGDGPEREKLHSIHKDLHLINVVFIEEQPREEIARFLSIADCGIVPLIKSNVFKGTIPSKLFDYLACEVPVLIGVDGEARAILEESKAGYFYEPEEHNDLTEKIMLLKNRENLNQMGKIGRRFVEKNYDRKVLAAKIETIISNLLILEY
- a CDS encoding ABC transporter ATP-binding protein translates to MNNNTVIQIENISKIYQMGKVKVPALVGINLSINKHTYTAIMGPSGSGKSTLLHILGCLDTPTEGVYYLDHETVSDLSYNKLAEIRNSKIGFVFQVFNLLPNMNILENVELPLMYAGVSKKKRKNRAKEVLEQVGLGHRLKHKPQELSGGERQRTAIARALANNPSIILADEPTGNLDSTSGSSIMKIFSDLHEQGHTIIVVTHDSNIAKMTQRVVTLRDGKVVSS